The proteins below are encoded in one region of Telopea speciosissima isolate NSW1024214 ecotype Mountain lineage chromosome 10, Tspe_v1, whole genome shotgun sequence:
- the LOC122643359 gene encoding uncharacterized protein LOC122643359 produces MQKFVQDRWKHVGAVEVFGLENGMFVFDFEGCDLSRKILDEGPWTLGSRPLILRPWSPDVSLSRKVETELPLWVRFYGLNLHYWGDRTLGRIASVLGRPICADKRTVRRERLSFARVCVSIQASDGLPTTIYIAQDDGTLVEQAVQYDWIPPLCSTCKVYGHVDASCPISAVAKEQAGGVEVHDSSIVDDGWVRQNSHRRRGKRQVQIPPSAVVGSASPVTGAGVGDLTVRKPMEVITPRGVAGDSTRKVGSVVGSAHASSAAAAAAAAAKGSSASSSSSCAAASLYADRGMKGEGSMQVSPTVGTASRANTSRVTEGKVSGVSTGAGGRSVADAKLGSGSSSYSVIPGAPPSLKKDILTGDNRFAALNSLDSHVQNDGVIAYEEPISELERSPGRSGPLRCSSSPVSK; encoded by the exons ATGCAAAAGTTTGTGCAAGATAGGTGGAAACATGTGGGTGCTGTGGAAGTTTTTGGGCTGGAGAATGGGATGTTTGTGTTTGATTTTGAGGGGTGTGATCTGAGTAGGAAGATCCTGGATGAGGGACCTTGGACACTGGGTTCGCGACCACTAATCCTTCGTCCATGGAGTCCTGATGTCTCACTGTCAAGGAAGGTGGAAACCGAGTTGCCTCTTTGGGTGAGGTTTTATGGACTCAATTTGCATTATTGGGGAGATCGAACTCTTGGTCGCATTGCAAGTGTTCTGGGCAGGCCTATTTGTGCAGACAAACGAACAGTGCGTCGTGAGCGATTATCATTTGCGCGTGTTTGTGTCTCCATCCAAGCCTCGGATGGGCTGCCTACAACAATTTATATTGCTCAGGACGATGGAACCTTGGTGGAACAAGCGGTGCAGTATGACTGGATCCCTCCGTTATGCAGTACTTGCAAGGTGTATGGGCATGTTGATGCTTCGTGTCCTATTTCGGCTGTCGCGAAGGAGCAAGCAGGGGGTGTTGAAGTTCATGACTCATCAATAGTTGATGATGGTTGGGTGCGCCAAAATAGTCATCGCCGGAGAGGTAAGCGACAGGTGCAGATCCCACCTTCAGCGGTTGTTGGTTCTGCGTCGCCGGTGACTGGTGCGGGAGTGGGAGATCTTACGGTTAGGAAGCCAATGGAGGTTATAACTCCACGTGGCGTTGCA GGAGACTCTACACGTAAGGTTGGTTCGGTTGTGGGGAGTGCGCATGCATCCTCTGCTGCGGCTGCGGCTGCGGCTGCAGCTAAGGGGTCTTCAGCGTCTTCTTCATCAAGTTGTGCTGCAGCAAGTCTCTATGCGGATCGTGGTATGAAAGGAGAGGGTTCCATGCAGGTCTCTCCCACGGTGGGAACTGCTAGTCGAGCGAATACATCTCGTGTTACTGAAGGAAAGGTTTCTGGTGTCTCTACTGGTGCTGGTGGCCGATCTGTCGCTGATGCTAAGCTGGGTTCAGGGTCTTCTTCATATTCTGTTATACCTGGTGCTCCTCCTTCTTTGAAGAAGGACATTTTGACTGGCGATAATCGGTTTGCTGCATTGAATTCACTGGATTCTCATGTGCAAAACGATGGGGTTATTGCTTATGAAGAACCTATCAGTGAACTTGAGCGAAGTCCTGGCAGGAGCGGCCCATTGCGATGCTCTTCCTCCCCAGTTTCCAAATGA